A DNA window from uncultured Methanoregula sp. contains the following coding sequences:
- a CDS encoding cobyrinate a,c-diamide synthase: protein MIIPRIVIAGTHSGCGKTTVASGIMAALTARGLKVQPFKVGPDFIDPSHHTKVCGRISRNLDPFMMGEAGCSGTFLSASDGADIAVIEGVMGIFDGVDGTDLASTAHVARILDAPVILVIDAKGMSRSIHALIKGFHSYDPTIRIAGVIINRTGSPRHREMIERSLAVSALGWIPRSEHLAVESRHLGLLMAHEAGSPANRGSFIEESCDIGALIEMAKTAPPFCSNRESGVSLPPGARIGVAQDNAFCFYYQDNLDRLARAGSELVFFSPIQDSLPDIDGLYLGGGYPELYLRELEASPCTKALKKSAENGMPIYAECGGLMYLAREIQSDKTYRMAGILPADAEMTKRIQALGYVKGEVVGNGSVFSPHQGIAGHEFHYSRVIPDRDVHYAFRLSRGKGIDAGQDGLISSRVLGCYTHAYFSGTFAEDLVGAASRYSRH, encoded by the coding sequence GTGATAATTCCCCGTATAGTAATTGCCGGCACGCACAGCGGGTGCGGGAAGACAACCGTGGCAAGCGGCATCATGGCAGCCCTGACCGCCCGCGGGCTCAAGGTTCAGCCATTCAAGGTGGGGCCGGACTTCATCGACCCGTCGCACCATACAAAAGTGTGCGGCAGGATCTCCCGGAACCTGGATCCCTTCATGATGGGCGAGGCTGGGTGCTCCGGCACATTCCTGTCTGCATCGGATGGAGCAGATATTGCGGTCATAGAAGGCGTCATGGGCATATTCGACGGTGTGGACGGAACAGACCTGGCCAGTACCGCTCATGTTGCCCGGATCCTGGATGCCCCGGTCATCCTTGTCATCGATGCAAAAGGAATGTCCCGGAGCATACATGCCCTCATCAAAGGATTCCACTCCTATGACCCGACCATCCGGATTGCCGGCGTTATCATCAACCGGACGGGCAGTCCCCGGCACCGGGAGATGATCGAACGATCCCTCGCAGTCTCGGCTCTGGGATGGATCCCAAGAAGCGAACACCTTGCCGTGGAAAGCCGGCATCTCGGCCTTCTCATGGCGCATGAAGCAGGGAGTCCAGCGAACCGGGGATCATTCATCGAGGAGTCCTGCGATATCGGTGCTTTGATCGAGATGGCAAAAACCGCTCCGCCGTTCTGTTCGAACCGGGAATCGGGAGTAAGTCTTCCCCCCGGGGCCCGGATAGGCGTTGCCCAGGACAATGCATTCTGTTTCTATTACCAGGATAACCTGGACCGTCTTGCACGCGCCGGTTCAGAGCTCGTCTTCTTCAGCCCTATCCAGGATTCCCTGCCGGACATTGACGGGTTATACCTGGGCGGGGGATACCCTGAACTGTATCTTCGAGAGCTCGAAGCATCGCCATGCACAAAGGCTCTGAAAAAATCTGCTGAGAACGGGATGCCGATTTACGCGGAATGCGGCGGGCTTATGTACCTGGCCCGGGAGATCCAGTCCGACAAAACCTACCGGATGGCTGGCATTCTTCCGGCCGATGCGGAGATGACGAAACGTATCCAGGCTCTGGGGTACGTCAAAGGGGAAGTTGTCGGCAATGGATCTGTATTCTCACCTCACCAGGGAATTGCCGGGCATGAGTTCCATTATTCCCGGGTTATTCCGGATCGGGACGTGCACTACGCGTTCCGGTTATCCCGCGGGAAAGGCATCGATGCGGGACAGGACGGGTTGATCTCATCCCGGGTCCTGGGATGTTATACCCATGCATATTTTTCAGGAACTTTCGCAGAAGATCTGGTCGGGGCAGCCAGCCGGTATTCCCGCCACTGA
- a CDS encoding S-layer protein has product MAGTKYTAGSPELSAYISGANEFTPGKDVSLAMVVQNTGLNEYKFINSGIVDRDDLPNTAKFLTVSLGAGDAPVIIKSDPQMLGDLKGGNNANAIFSIKVKPDAAAGTYDLPVYLNYTYLYQADQYGVDTIQYRYKTANENLTLPIRIKPDVSIDVLSATPEHVNVGTEGYINMKIKNTGSENGTKSIVKILQSGNSPIVPTDSSVYIGDFPPGSIADCRYKVSVTSNAERQTYPVDVVVVYQNKEGDFVTSRIDTIGVPVGGKVDFKIISAPPELNPGNKKTITVEFQNTGDTTVYSAQARISAVDPFTSNDDVAYLGDLKPGQSAKASYIISVDRSATIKEYGMDSEVRYRDALDNTYVSDTMKVKIDVTSPAGITTILSNPIYLSILVAAIIGIAYAIYHYRKKQQ; this is encoded by the coding sequence ATGGCAGGAACGAAATATACTGCCGGAAGTCCCGAACTTTCAGCATATATCTCCGGGGCCAATGAATTCACTCCCGGAAAAGATGTATCGCTCGCAATGGTTGTACAAAATACCGGCCTCAACGAATACAAGTTTATCAATTCAGGCATCGTTGACCGGGACGATCTTCCCAATACGGCAAAATTCCTTACGGTCTCACTCGGTGCCGGCGATGCACCGGTCATCATCAAATCGGATCCCCAGATGCTTGGAGATCTGAAGGGTGGTAATAACGCAAATGCCATCTTTTCCATCAAGGTGAAGCCGGATGCTGCAGCTGGAACATACGATCTTCCCGTTTACCTGAACTACACGTACCTGTATCAGGCAGATCAGTACGGCGTGGACACGATACAGTACCGGTATAAAACAGCAAATGAGAACCTGACCTTGCCCATCAGGATCAAGCCGGATGTCTCCATCGATGTGCTCTCAGCAACCCCCGAACACGTCAATGTAGGTACTGAAGGGTACATCAATATGAAGATCAAGAATACCGGTTCAGAGAACGGTACAAAATCGATAGTCAAGATCCTGCAGAGCGGAAACAGCCCGATCGTACCAACTGACAGCAGTGTTTATATCGGGGATTTCCCCCCGGGAAGCATAGCGGACTGCCGGTACAAAGTATCCGTTACTTCCAATGCCGAGCGGCAGACATACCCGGTGGATGTTGTTGTAGTGTACCAGAACAAAGAGGGAGATTTTGTTACGTCACGCATCGATACGATCGGTGTTCCGGTGGGGGGCAAAGTCGATTTCAAGATCATCTCAGCACCTCCCGAACTCAATCCCGGCAACAAGAAAACAATCACAGTTGAATTCCAGAATACCGGGGACACCACGGTGTACAGTGCCCAGGCCCGCATAAGTGCTGTCGACCCGTTCACCAGCAACGATGATGTGGCATATCTCGGGGACCTCAAGCCGGGACAGTCCGCAAAAGCGTCCTATATCATCAGTGTCGACCGTAGTGCCACGATCAAGGAATACGGCATGGACTCGGAAGTCAGGTACAGGGATGCCCTCGACAACACCTACGTCTCCGACACCATGAAAGTCAAGATCGATGTGACAAGTCCGGCCGGCATCACAACGATACTGTCCAACCCGATCTACCTCTCGATCCTGGTCGCGGCAATCATCGGTATTGCCTATGCAATTTACCATTACCGGAAGAAGCAGCAGTAA